A genomic stretch from Ictalurus punctatus breed USDA103 chromosome 2, Coco_2.0, whole genome shotgun sequence includes:
- the dus1l gene encoding tRNA-dihydrouridine(16/17) synthase [NAD(P)(+)]-like: protein MEKLQGFEFWRKTLRAARFVLAPMVDQSELAWRLLSRRHGAELCYTPMLHAQVFVRDANYRRENLYNEVSPEDRPLITQFCANDPEVFVQAALLAQDYCDAIDLNLGCPQMIAKRGHYGVFLQDEWDLLERMIKLANEKLSVPVTCKIRVFPEVEKTVKYAKMLEKAGCQLLTVHGRTKDQKGALTGVASWDHIKAVREAVNIPVFANGNIQYLSDVQRCMEETGVQGIMSAEGNLHNPALFEGRNPPVWEMVEEYLEVVKKHTPSTLSHVRAHLFKLWHHTLQIHQDLRDDLAKAKNLAGIEEVNTQLKQRCQEEMDKDESERHHTGLPFPHWICQPYVRPAPKDPRSENGVKAVSGKRALEDSDSSNDSLSKNKQKKKVRNPQKNFCPELKPKYIKCEQCGNPKGNKCVFNLCRGCCKKKAYKEVADCPGHGLRFKTKAQKQTLAVQTETPISS, encoded by the exons ATGGAGAAGCTGCAGGGCTTTGAGTTCTGGAGGAAGACTCTTCGTGCTGCACGCTTCGTCCTCGCGCCCATGGTGGACCAGAGCGAGCTCGCGTGGAGGCTGCTGAGCCGCAGACACGGGGCGGAACTGTGCTACACACCGATGCTGCACGCGCAGGTGTTTGTACGCGATGCCAACTACCGGCGAGAAAACCTGTACAACGAAGTGAGCCCTGAGGACCGCCCTCTCATCACACAG TTCTGTGCAAATGACCCAGAGGTGTTTGTCCAGGCAGCACTTTTAGCTCAGGACTACTGCGACGCCATCGACCTCAATTTAGGATGCCCTCAGATGATTGCTAAACGAG GTCACTATGGTGTGTTTCTGCAGGACGAGTGGGACCTGCTGGAGAGAATGA ttaAACTGGCCAATGAGAAGCTCTCCGTGCCAGTCACCTGCAAAATCCGGGTCTTCCCAGAGGTTGAGAAAACGGTGAAATACGCCAAGATGCTGGAAAAGGCGGGTTGCCAG TTGCTCACCGTTCATGGCAGAACCAAAGACCAGAAGGGAGCGCTGACCGGAGTGGCGAGTTGGGATCATATTAAAGCCGTACG agaAGCTGTGAACATACCGGTCTTTGCTAATGGAAACATTCAGTACCTGAGTGATGTGCAGCGTTGCATGGAGGAGACGGGAGTGCAGGGCATCATGAGTGCAG AGGGGAACCTGCACAACCCGGCGCTGTTCGAGGGCCGTAACCCTCCTGTGTGGGAGATGGTGGAGGAATATCTGGAGGTGGTGAAGAAACACACGCCCAGCACGCTATCACACGTCCGAGCTCATCTTTTTAAACTCTGGCATCACAC GCTGCAGATCCATCAGGACCTAAGAGATGATCTGGCCAAAGCAAAGAACCTGGCAGGCATTGAGGAGGTGAACACACAGTTGAAGCAGCGCTGCCAG GAGGAGATGGATAAGGACGAATCGGAGCGACATCACACCGGACTGCCTTTTCCTCATTGGATCTGTCAGCCGTACGTCAGGCCAGC GCCGAAGGATCCGAGAAGCGAGAACGGCGTGAAGGCGGTGAGCGGGAAAAGGGCGCTGGAGGACAGCGACAGCTCCAACGACTCGCTCTCCAAGAACAAGCAGAAGAAGAAAGTCAGGAACCCGCAGAAGAACTTCTGCCCCGAGCTCAAAC CAAAGTACATCAAATGTGAGCAGTGTGGGAATCCCAAA GGGAATAAGTGCGTCTTTAACCTGTGTCGTGGCTGCTGTAAGAAAAAGGCCTATAAGGAAGTCGCAGATTGTCCAG GTCACGGCTTGAGGTTCAAGACGAAAGCGCAGAAGCAGACGCTCGCTGTCCAAACGGAGACGCCGATCTCGTCCTAA